In a genomic window of Pseudoxanthomonas sp. Root65:
- the gcvP gene encoding aminomethyl-transferring glycine dehydrogenase yields MPPMSNTPSLRELEHHGAFLERHIGPNDAEIAHMLRVVGHDSLDAMTDAIVPGSIKSAQPLALPAPINEEEALAKIRAVADRNQVFRSFIGQGYYGTHTPKVILRNILENPAWYTAYTPYQAEISQGRMEALINFQTMVTDLTGMEIASASLLDEATAAAEAMTLAKRSAKSKSTTFLVAGDTHPQTLEVLATRAEPLGLTVEVVRSTDAFHEKLAAGDYFGVLVQYPASSGWVADWSKDADTIHANNALFVVATDLLALTLLKPPGEMGADIVIGNSQRFGVPFGFGGPHAAFMACRDAYKRSMPGRLIGVSIDAEGKAAYRLTLQTREQHIRREKATSNICTAQVLLAVMASMYAVYHGPEGLARIAGRVARLTAILAAGLRTLGYPAVHASAFDTLCIEPGDARNTILARARDARINLRVRGNGSLCISLDETTTRADIDTLWGVFAGDGATLPSVDALDASAPSLIPADLRRGSDFLTHPVFNTHHSEHELLRYMRALSDKDLALDRTMIPLGSCTMKLNATAEMIPVTWPEFGNIHPLAPADQAAGYTQLIDELEAMLVECTGYDAVSLQPNSGAQGEYAGLLAIRAYHRARGEAHRDICLIPESAHGTNPASAQMCGMTVVVTQCDANGNVDVEDIRRAAEKYSERLAAIMITYPSTHGVFEEDVVAICDIVHQHGGQVYTDGANMNALVGVAKPGKWGSDVSHLNLHKTFCIPHGGGGPGVGPCAVKAHLAPYLPKKLGDEGDVGMVSAASFGSASILPISWMYITLMGAAGLRKATQVALLNANYIAKRLEPHFETLYTGRNGLVAHECILDLRPIKDRTGISAEDVAKRLIDFGFHAPTLSFPVAGTLMVEPTESESQHELDRFIDAMIEIREEIRAVEDGRLDREDNPLKNAPHTATMVMASEWTHAYPRELAAFPLATLKLQKYWPPVARVDNVYGDKNVMCACIPVDAYKEDVEA; encoded by the coding sequence ATGCCTCCCATGTCGAACACCCCCTCCCTGCGCGAGCTCGAGCACCACGGCGCGTTCCTCGAACGCCACATCGGCCCCAACGACGCCGAGATCGCGCACATGCTGCGCGTGGTCGGCCACGACTCGCTCGACGCGATGACCGACGCCATCGTGCCGGGCAGCATCAAGTCCGCCCAGCCGCTGGCCCTGCCCGCGCCGATCAACGAAGAAGAGGCACTGGCCAAGATCCGCGCCGTCGCCGACCGCAACCAGGTGTTCCGCAGCTTCATCGGCCAGGGCTACTACGGCACCCACACGCCCAAGGTCATCCTGCGCAACATCCTGGAGAACCCGGCCTGGTACACCGCCTACACGCCGTACCAGGCGGAGATCTCGCAGGGCCGCATGGAAGCGCTGATCAACTTCCAGACCATGGTGACCGACCTGACCGGCATGGAGATCGCCAGCGCCTCGCTGCTGGACGAAGCCACCGCCGCCGCCGAGGCGATGACGCTGGCCAAGCGTTCGGCCAAGTCGAAGTCCACCACCTTCCTGGTCGCCGGCGACACCCACCCGCAGACGCTGGAAGTGCTGGCCACCCGCGCCGAGCCGCTGGGCCTCACCGTCGAGGTCGTGCGCTCCACCGACGCCTTCCACGAGAAGCTGGCCGCCGGCGACTACTTCGGCGTGCTGGTGCAGTACCCCGCATCGAGCGGCTGGGTCGCGGACTGGTCGAAGGATGCCGACACGATCCACGCGAACAACGCGCTGTTCGTCGTCGCCACCGACCTGCTCGCACTGACGCTGCTGAAGCCGCCGGGCGAAATGGGCGCCGACATCGTCATCGGCAACTCGCAGCGCTTCGGCGTGCCGTTCGGTTTCGGCGGCCCGCACGCCGCGTTCATGGCCTGCCGCGACGCCTACAAGCGCAGCATGCCCGGCCGCCTGATCGGCGTGTCGATCGATGCCGAAGGCAAGGCCGCCTACCGCCTGACGCTGCAGACCCGCGAGCAGCACATCCGCCGCGAGAAGGCCACCTCCAACATCTGCACCGCGCAGGTGCTGCTGGCGGTGATGGCCAGCATGTACGCCGTCTACCACGGCCCGGAAGGCCTGGCGCGCATCGCCGGCCGCGTCGCCCGTCTGACCGCCATCCTCGCCGCCGGCCTGCGCACGCTCGGCTACCCGGCCGTACATGCCAGTGCGTTCGACACGCTGTGCATCGAGCCGGGCGACGCCCGCAACACGATCCTGGCACGCGCCCGCGACGCCCGCATCAACCTGCGCGTGCGCGGCAACGGCTCGCTGTGCATCTCGCTGGACGAAACCACCACCCGCGCCGACATCGATACGCTGTGGGGCGTGTTCGCCGGTGACGGTGCCACGCTGCCGTCGGTCGATGCGCTGGACGCCAGCGCGCCGTCGCTGATTCCGGCCGACCTGCGTCGCGGCAGCGACTTCCTGACCCACCCGGTGTTCAACACCCATCACAGCGAACACGAATTGCTGCGCTACATGCGTGCGCTCTCCGACAAGGACCTGGCGCTGGACCGCACCATGATCCCGCTGGGCAGCTGCACCATGAAGCTCAACGCCACCGCCGAGATGATCCCGGTGACGTGGCCGGAGTTCGGCAACATCCATCCGCTGGCGCCGGCCGACCAGGCCGCCGGCTACACGCAGCTGATCGACGAGCTGGAAGCGATGCTGGTGGAGTGCACCGGCTACGACGCCGTCAGCCTGCAGCCGAATTCCGGCGCGCAGGGCGAGTACGCCGGCCTGCTGGCGATCCGCGCCTACCACCGCGCGCGCGGTGAAGCGCATCGCGACATCTGCCTGATCCCCGAATCCGCGCACGGCACCAACCCGGCCAGCGCGCAGATGTGCGGCATGACCGTGGTGGTCACCCAGTGCGATGCCAACGGCAACGTCGACGTCGAGGACATCCGCCGCGCCGCCGAGAAGTACAGCGAGCGCCTGGCCGCGATCATGATCACCTACCCGTCCACGCACGGCGTGTTCGAGGAAGACGTGGTCGCCATCTGCGACATCGTCCACCAGCACGGCGGCCAGGTGTACACCGACGGCGCCAACATGAACGCCCTGGTCGGCGTGGCCAAGCCCGGCAAGTGGGGCTCGGACGTCTCGCACCTCAACCTGCACAAGACCTTCTGCATCCCGCACGGCGGCGGCGGCCCCGGCGTCGGCCCGTGCGCGGTGAAGGCGCACCTGGCGCCGTACCTGCCGAAGAAGCTGGGCGACGAAGGCGATGTGGGCATGGTCAGCGCGGCCAGCTTCGGAAGCGCCAGCATCCTGCCGATCAGCTGGATGTACATCACCCTGATGGGCGCGGCCGGCCTGCGCAAGGCCACCCAGGTGGCCCTGCTCAATGCCAACTACATCGCCAAGCGGCTGGAGCCACACTTCGAGACGCTCTACACCGGCCGCAACGGGCTGGTGGCGCACGAGTGCATCCTCGACCTGCGCCCGATCAAGGACCGCACCGGCATCAGCGCCGAGGATGTCGCCAAGCGCCTGATCGACTTCGGCTTTCACGCACCCACGCTGAGCTTCCCGGTCGCCGGCACGCTGATGGTCGAACCGACCGAAAGCGAATCGCAGCACGAACTGGACCGCTTCATCGACGCGATGATCGAGATCCGCGAGGAAATCCGCGCGGTCGAGGACGGCCGCCTGGACCGCGAGGACAACCCGCTGAAGAACGCGCCGCACACCGCCACGATGGTGATGGCCAGCGAATGGACCCACGCCTACCCGCGCGAACTGGCCGCCTTCCCGCTGGCCACGCTGAAGCTGCAGAAGTACTGGCCGCCGGTCGCCCGCGTGGACAACGTCTACGGCGACAAGAACGTCATGTGCGCCTGCATCCCGGTGGATGCGTACAAGGAAGACGTGGAGGCGTAA
- the minE gene encoding cell division topological specificity factor MinE, translating into MGMFDFLKPKKETASIAKDRLRIIVAQERTTRGAPDYLPMLQRELLEVIKKYVNVDAEAVNVKLIKEGEHDVLDISVSLQEGSA; encoded by the coding sequence ATGGGCATGTTCGATTTCCTCAAGCCGAAGAAAGAAACCGCGTCCATCGCCAAGGATCGACTGCGGATCATCGTCGCGCAGGAGCGCACCACCCGCGGCGCACCCGATTACCTGCCGATGCTGCAGCGCGAGCTGCTGGAAGTGATCAAGAAGTACGTGAATGTCGATGCTGAAGCGGTCAACGTGAAGCTGATCAAGGAAGGCGAGCACGACGTGCTCGACATTTCGGTGTCGCTGCAGGAAGGCAGCGCCTGA
- a CDS encoding multidrug effflux MFS transporter, which produces MSAPHAISNRRLALLLGGLAMFGPFSIDTIFPAFPAIGTQLGADKVAMQQTISVYLLTYALMSLVHGPLSDTFGRRRVILGGLVVFLLASVGCALATDMGTLLLFRAVQGLSAGVGFIVGRAVIRDARDGDDAQRLMSQVSMIFGIAPAIAPIVGGWILGWSAWPMIFWFLAGFSLLLIVAVIGWLPETHPPEARLKVSPRILLRDYLGIARNPRFLRLAAAGSLSFGGLFLYIASAPAFVMDLLHLDEQQFAWLFLPTIGGMVLGAFLSGRAAGRIEGTRLVRIGYACMAVAMVANVGYNAWAGDAIRVPWAVLPMMLAALGVALVFPILTLAILDMYPRQRGAASSLQAFSNLIINAVIAGLLSPLLSHHGLHLALGMAGFVLLGWLMWQWEAHAHRRRLACPRNAAALEPTDQL; this is translated from the coding sequence ATGAGTGCCCCCCACGCCATCTCCAATCGCCGCCTGGCCCTGCTGCTGGGCGGGCTGGCGATGTTCGGCCCGTTCTCGATCGACACCATCTTCCCGGCGTTCCCGGCCATCGGCACGCAACTGGGCGCCGACAAGGTGGCGATGCAGCAGACCATCAGCGTGTACCTGCTGACCTATGCGCTGATGAGCCTGGTGCACGGGCCGCTGTCGGATACGTTCGGCCGGCGGCGGGTGATCCTGGGGGGCCTGGTCGTGTTCCTGCTGGCCTCGGTGGGCTGCGCGCTGGCCACCGACATGGGTACGTTGCTGCTGTTCCGGGCCGTGCAGGGCCTGTCGGCCGGCGTGGGCTTCATCGTCGGGCGTGCGGTGATCCGCGATGCCCGCGATGGCGACGACGCGCAACGGCTGATGAGCCAGGTGTCGATGATCTTCGGCATCGCCCCGGCCATCGCGCCGATCGTGGGCGGCTGGATCCTCGGCTGGAGCGCGTGGCCGATGATCTTCTGGTTCCTGGCGGGCTTCTCGCTGCTGTTGATCGTGGCCGTGATCGGATGGCTGCCGGAAACGCATCCGCCGGAGGCACGCCTGAAGGTGTCGCCGCGCATCCTGCTGCGCGACTACCTGGGCATCGCGCGCAATCCGCGCTTCCTGCGGCTGGCGGCGGCGGGTTCGCTGAGTTTCGGCGGGCTGTTCCTGTACATCGCGTCGGCGCCGGCGTTCGTGATGGACCTGCTGCACCTGGACGAACAGCAGTTCGCGTGGCTGTTCCTGCCCACGATCGGGGGCATGGTGCTGGGCGCGTTCCTGTCGGGGCGCGCCGCCGGACGCATCGAAGGCACGCGGCTGGTGAGGATCGGCTACGCCTGCATGGCCGTGGCCATGGTCGCCAACGTCGGCTACAACGCCTGGGCCGGCGATGCCATCCGCGTGCCGTGGGCGGTGCTGCCGATGATGCTGGCGGCACTGGGCGTGGCGCTGGTATTCCCGATCCTGACGCTGGCCATCCTCGACATGTACCCGCGCCAGCGCGGTGCGGCGTCGTCGCTGCAGGCGTTCAGCAATCTCATCATCAATGCGGTGATCGCCGGACTGCTGTCGCCGTTGTTGAGCCATCATGGCCTACACCTGGCGCTCGGCATGGCCGGCTTCGTGCTGCTGGGCTGGCTGATGTGGCAGTGGGAAGCGCATGCCCACCGGCGCCGGCTGGCCTGTCCGCGCAACGCCGCCGCGCTCGAACCCACCGATCAACTCTGA
- a CDS encoding cation:proton antiporter, whose protein sequence is MPALAAFALDALIFIGLAWGVWRVLGRAIPIAVIPIIIGLGLAATGVLPAGWGVPSKLGGQLGFVGVLLLAFTAGLETRQSAHLPPTSEAAPLPRTQALRFMASAGMALLLPFALGTLAAHYYFTGLPGWDAPRGGAWMGSMAIGLCLAVSALPVLIGIVRELGPLHRPLTQLALRIAVIDDAVLWIGLALLLLAAEGGSLLAGASVLHVLALGVAILLAAAGTLAQRLRAPPPAWLVWVSLPVFMVAGAWASSQLGLHALLGAYFGGAMVPPAWGRRLPVERLGQFALIGLAPLFFGHSGLKIDGSVLGWASLQASLALLVLAVVAKLAAVLACPPASHLSRRDALAVGTLLQCKGLMEIVAATILRDKGLLSEHAFAALVTLAVLSTLLTGPFFRALVKRRAAQPQSGSQPA, encoded by the coding sequence ATGCCCGCTCTGGCCGCCTTCGCCCTCGATGCCCTGATCTTCATTGGCCTGGCCTGGGGAGTATGGCGCGTGCTGGGACGGGCGATCCCGATCGCGGTCATCCCGATCATCATCGGGCTGGGGCTGGCGGCCACCGGCGTGCTGCCCGCCGGCTGGGGCGTGCCGTCGAAGCTCGGTGGGCAGCTGGGTTTCGTCGGCGTGCTGCTGCTCGCCTTCACCGCCGGCCTGGAAACGCGTCAGTCCGCGCACCTGCCCCCCACCTCCGAAGCCGCCCCGCTGCCGCGCACGCAGGCGCTGCGTTTCATGGCCAGCGCCGGCATGGCGCTGCTGCTGCCGTTCGCCCTGGGCACGCTGGCCGCGCATTACTACTTCACCGGCCTGCCGGGCTGGGACGCACCGCGCGGCGGCGCGTGGATGGGCTCGATGGCCATCGGCCTGTGCCTTGCGGTGAGTGCGCTGCCCGTGCTGATCGGCATCGTGCGCGAACTCGGTCCGCTGCATCGCCCGCTGACCCAGCTGGCGCTGCGCATCGCGGTGATCGACGACGCCGTGCTGTGGATCGGCCTGGCACTGTTGCTGCTGGCTGCCGAGGGCGGTTCACTGCTGGCCGGCGCCTCCGTCCTGCATGTGCTCGCGCTGGGCGTGGCGATCCTGCTGGCCGCCGCCGGCACGCTGGCACAGCGGCTGCGCGCACCGCCGCCGGCCTGGCTGGTGTGGGTGTCGCTACCGGTCTTTATGGTCGCCGGTGCCTGGGCCAGTTCGCAGCTGGGCCTGCATGCCCTGCTGGGCGCGTACTTCGGCGGCGCGATGGTGCCGCCGGCGTGGGGCCGACGCTTGCCGGTGGAACGGCTGGGCCAGTTCGCACTGATCGGGCTCGCACCGCTGTTCTTCGGTCACAGCGGCCTGAAGATCGACGGCAGCGTGCTGGGCTGGGCGTCGCTGCAGGCGTCGCTCGCACTGCTGGTGCTGGCGGTGGTCGCCAAGCTCGCCGCCGTGCTGGCGTGCCCGCCGGCCTCGCACCTGTCCCGCCGCGACGCGCTGGCGGTCGGCACGCTGCTGCAATGCAAGGGCCTGATGGAAATCGTCGCCGCCACCATCTTGCGCGACAAAGGCCTGTTGTCCGAACACGCCTTCGCCGCACTGGTCACCCTGGCCGTGCTGTCGACGCTGCTGACCGGCCCGTTCTTCCGTGCGCTGGTGAAGCGCCGCGCCGCGCAACCGCAATCAGGCAGCCAGCCGGCCTGA
- a CDS encoding M2 family metallopeptidase, which yields MKHRHLLLALAIGAGIATLAACKKDEPASEAAAPAAPKGETADQFIARVNDELKKMYPELTAAQWLSSTYINDDSQLLAAKGNERYLTQLNSWIAQAKKFEGQQMSPETARAIQLLKLATAMPAPKDPAKLAELTQIATKMEGTYGAGTYCTGEGEAQKCRQLGELEDVLRSSRDYDAQLDAWQGWHTIAQPMRQDYTRFVELVNEGSKEMGFADAGEMWRSGYDMTPAEIAAETDRLWGQVKPLYEQLHCYTRTKLQATYGVEKGQVNGLLPAHLMGNMWQQDWGNLWDVLEPYKGAGSLDITGALEKQYQADYQAALAKAGPNLGTDKLFQAEREAKLQVAKQMTERAQDFYTSLGMPKLPESYWAKTQFIKPMDRDVVCHASAWDMNMSGDVRTKMCIKPNEEDFTTIYHELGHVYYYLAYNKLPPLFQTGAHDGFHEAIGDTMVLAMTPDYLKSIGMVDAPQQSNEALINAQMRMALAKVSFMPFGLMIDRWRWGVFDGSIKPTDYNKAWWELKAKYQGVAPATARGEDFFDPGAKYHVPGNTPYTRYFLSHVLQFQFYKGLCDAAGHQGPLYTCSFYGDKAAGQKFWAMLEKGASQPWQGTLKELTGTEKMDAGAVLEYFAPLQEWLKQQNEGQTCGWQVPATAAAPTPTAPAKS from the coding sequence GTGAAGCATCGCCACCTCCTGCTCGCTCTCGCCATCGGCGCGGGCATCGCCACGCTCGCCGCCTGCAAGAAGGATGAGCCTGCCTCCGAAGCGGCCGCTCCCGCCGCCCCCAAGGGCGAGACGGCCGACCAGTTCATCGCGCGCGTCAACGACGAACTCAAGAAGATGTACCCGGAACTGACCGCGGCGCAGTGGCTGTCCAGCACCTACATCAACGACGACAGCCAGTTGCTGGCGGCCAAGGGCAACGAGCGCTATCTGACCCAGCTCAACAGCTGGATCGCGCAGGCGAAGAAGTTCGAGGGCCAGCAGATGTCGCCCGAGACCGCGCGCGCCATCCAACTGCTGAAGCTGGCTACCGCGATGCCCGCTCCCAAGGATCCGGCCAAGCTGGCCGAATTGACCCAGATCGCCACGAAGATGGAAGGCACCTACGGCGCCGGCACCTACTGCACCGGCGAAGGCGAGGCGCAGAAGTGCCGGCAGTTGGGCGAACTCGAAGACGTCCTGCGCAGCAGCCGCGACTACGACGCGCAGCTCGATGCCTGGCAGGGCTGGCACACCATCGCGCAGCCGATGCGCCAGGATTACACCCGCTTCGTCGAACTGGTGAACGAAGGCTCGAAGGAAATGGGCTTCGCCGACGCCGGCGAGATGTGGCGCAGCGGCTACGACATGACGCCCGCCGAGATCGCCGCGGAAACGGACCGTCTCTGGGGCCAGGTCAAGCCGCTGTACGAGCAGCTGCACTGCTACACCCGCACCAAGCTGCAGGCCACCTATGGCGTGGAGAAGGGCCAGGTCAACGGCCTGCTGCCCGCGCACCTGATGGGCAACATGTGGCAGCAGGACTGGGGCAACCTCTGGGACGTGCTGGAACCGTACAAGGGCGCCGGCAGCCTGGATATCACCGGCGCGCTGGAGAAGCAGTACCAGGCGGACTACCAGGCCGCGCTGGCCAAGGCCGGCCCGAACCTGGGCACTGACAAACTGTTCCAGGCCGAGCGTGAGGCGAAGCTGCAGGTCGCCAAGCAGATGACCGAGCGTGCCCAAGACTTCTACACCAGCCTGGGCATGCCCAAGCTGCCGGAAAGCTACTGGGCCAAGACGCAGTTCATCAAGCCGATGGACCGCGACGTGGTCTGCCACGCCAGCGCGTGGGACATGAACATGAGCGGCGACGTGCGCACCAAGATGTGCATCAAGCCGAACGAGGAAGACTTCACCACCATCTACCACGAGCTGGGCCACGTGTATTACTACCTGGCCTACAACAAGCTGCCGCCGCTGTTCCAGACCGGCGCGCACGACGGTTTCCACGAGGCGATCGGCGACACCATGGTGCTGGCGATGACGCCGGACTACCTCAAGTCGATCGGCATGGTCGATGCCCCGCAGCAGAGCAACGAGGCGCTCATCAACGCGCAGATGCGCATGGCGCTGGCGAAGGTGTCGTTCATGCCGTTCGGCCTGATGATCGACCGCTGGCGCTGGGGTGTGTTCGACGGCAGCATCAAGCCGACCGACTACAACAAGGCGTGGTGGGAACTGAAGGCCAAGTACCAGGGCGTGGCGCCGGCCACGGCGCGCGGCGAGGATTTCTTCGACCCGGGTGCGAAGTACCACGTGCCCGGCAATACGCCGTACACGCGCTACTTCCTCTCGCACGTGCTGCAGTTCCAGTTCTACAAGGGCCTGTGCGATGCGGCCGGCCACCAAGGTCCGCTGTATACCTGCAGTTTCTACGGCGACAAGGCCGCCGGCCAGAAGTTCTGGGCGATGCTCGAGAAGGGCGCCAGCCAGCCCTGGCAGGGCACGCTGAAGGAACTGACCGGCACCGAGAAGATGGACGCCGGCGCGGTGCTGGAGTATTTCGCACCGCTGCAGGAGTGGCTGAAGCAGCAGAATGAAGGCCAGACCTGCGGATGGCAGGTGCCGGCCACGGCGGCTGCACCCACGCCGACAGCGCCGGCCAAGTCGTAA
- a CDS encoding VOC family protein, translated as METQELHRGRLIDHIQLVVRDLDASRAFYTAVFDVLGVPMGGTADDYFWADELFVSTADSEAAEGKLTGRHHLAFQAQDRAAVEAFHKAALANGGTDNGAPGERPYHPGYYAAFVLDPDGNNIEAVYHGEAKRSAPSVKVAF; from the coding sequence ATGGAAACGCAGGAACTGCATCGCGGTCGGCTGATCGACCACATCCAACTGGTCGTCCGCGACCTGGACGCCAGCCGCGCGTTCTACACGGCGGTATTCGATGTATTGGGCGTGCCGATGGGCGGCACCGCCGACGATTACTTCTGGGCCGATGAGCTGTTCGTGTCCACCGCCGACAGCGAGGCGGCGGAAGGCAAACTGACCGGTCGGCACCACCTGGCGTTCCAAGCACAGGACCGGGCGGCGGTGGAAGCGTTCCACAAGGCGGCGCTGGCCAACGGCGGCACCGACAACGGCGCGCCGGGCGAGCGGCCCTATCATCCGGGGTATTACGCCGCGTTCGTGCTGGATCCGGACGGCAACAACATCGAGGCCGTGTACCACGGTGAAGCCAAACGCAGCGCGCCGTCGGTGAAGGTCGCCTTCTAG
- a CDS encoding thioredoxin family protein: MKIAAHEIPAIVSRDTWRTARLALLAREKELTGLHDRIARERRALPWVRVDTPYAFHTLQGTRTLIELFDGRRQLMVQHFMFAPGWEQGCKSCSFMADHHAGVLPHLAQRDLTLVAVSRAPLADIEAFRRRMGWTFPWVSSFGTSFNHDFGVHFTQEEMSRGAVDYNYTRQPFPHEEAPGISVFVRDDVGQVFHTYSRYGRGVETMMHTYALLDLTPHGRDEDALDYPMAWVRHHDRYAVAPVAAGDGCCAATP; this comes from the coding sequence ATGAAGATCGCTGCGCACGAAATCCCTGCCATCGTTTCCCGCGACACTTGGCGTACCGCGCGCCTCGCGCTGCTCGCCCGGGAGAAGGAACTGACCGGTCTGCACGACCGGATCGCACGCGAACGGCGCGCATTGCCGTGGGTACGCGTCGATACGCCTTATGCCTTCCACACGCTGCAGGGCACACGCACGCTGATCGAACTGTTCGATGGGCGCCGCCAGCTGATGGTGCAGCACTTCATGTTCGCGCCGGGCTGGGAGCAGGGCTGCAAGAGCTGCTCCTTCATGGCCGACCATCATGCCGGCGTCCTGCCGCACCTCGCGCAACGCGACCTGACCCTGGTTGCGGTGTCGCGGGCGCCGCTGGCCGACATCGAGGCGTTCCGCCGTCGGATGGGTTGGACGTTCCCGTGGGTCTCTTCGTTCGGCACCTCGTTCAACCACGACTTCGGCGTGCACTTCACCCAGGAGGAGATGTCACGCGGCGCGGTGGACTACAACTACACGCGCCAGCCGTTCCCGCACGAGGAAGCGCCGGGGATCAGCGTGTTCGTGCGCGACGATGTCGGCCAGGTCTTCCACACGTACTCGCGCTACGGCCGAGGGGTGGAGACGATGATGCATACCTACGCGCTGCTCGACCTGACGCCGCACGGCCGCGACGAAGACGCACTGGACTACCCGATGGCGTGGGTGCGCCACCATGACCGCTACGCCGTAGCGCCGGTCGCCGCAGGCGATGGATGCTGCGCGGCGACGCCCTGA
- a CDS encoding metal-dependent hydrolase: MPTILTHALIPLAAGVALGRKRLPPRLVVAGVIAAMLPDADVVAFKVGIEYAHALGHRGASHSLVFALACGALAAGGARRLRAPAFTAFLFIALSAASHPLLDMLTDGGLGVALYWPWSDARHFAPWRVIEVSPFVNRFFSARGVEVLLSELRWVWVPVGVMAGLAAWRRRRAMGVGAT; the protein is encoded by the coding sequence ATGCCGACCATCCTGACCCACGCGCTGATCCCCTTGGCTGCCGGCGTCGCACTCGGGCGAAAACGCCTTCCGCCACGTCTGGTCGTCGCCGGCGTGATCGCGGCGATGCTGCCGGATGCCGACGTCGTGGCGTTCAAAGTGGGCATCGAGTACGCGCATGCGCTCGGCCATCGTGGCGCCAGCCATTCACTGGTGTTCGCCCTCGCCTGCGGTGCCCTCGCCGCAGGCGGTGCACGCCGGCTCAGGGCGCCGGCCTTCACGGCATTCCTGTTCATCGCCCTGTCCGCGGCTTCGCATCCGCTGCTCGACATGTTGACCGACGGCGGCCTGGGCGTCGCGCTGTACTGGCCGTGGTCGGATGCGCGCCACTTCGCGCCATGGCGGGTGATCGAAGTATCGCCCTTCGTGAACCGCTTCTTCAGCGCGCGCGGCGTGGAGGTGCTGCTGTCGGAACTGCGTTGGGTGTGGGTGCCGGTGGGGGTGATGGCAGGCTTGGCCGCGTGGCGGCGTCGCAGGGCGATGGGTGTGGGAGCGACGTAA